In one window of Gossypium arboreum isolate Shixiya-1 chromosome 4, ASM2569848v2, whole genome shotgun sequence DNA:
- the LOC108484110 gene encoding uncharacterized protein LOC108484110: MYVEHAFSISDEDIMMDTPHAINNRPPYKEIGLAVALLVFGTLGIILGIFMAVNKVGGDRAHGLFFAILGSILFIPGFYYTRIAYYAFKGYKGFSFSNIPPV; encoded by the exons ATGTACGTTGAACATGCCTTCTCGATATCTGACGAGGATATCATGATGGACACTCCCCACGCCATTAACAATCGGCCTCCGTACAAGGAGATCGGCCTCGCTGTCGCTCTTCTCGTCTTTGGCACCCTTGGGATCATCCTGGGTATTTTCATGGCCGTCAACAAAGTCGGCGGTGACCGCGCCCATG GGCTTTTCTTTGCAATACTCGGATCCATTTTGTTCATTCCAGGCTTCTATTATACAAGGATTGCATATTATGCATTTAAGGGATACAAAGGCTTCTCCTTCTCCAACATTCCCCCTGTCTAG